A region from the Bradyrhizobium erythrophlei genome encodes:
- the msrA gene encoding peptide-methionine (S)-S-oxide reductase MsrA, giving the protein MTVSTERAVLAGGCFWGVQDLIRRYPGVISTRVGYTGGEVPNATYRNHGSHAEAIEIIFDPQTISYRKLLEFFFQIHDPSTLNRQGNDRGASYRSAIFYTTEEQKRIALDTIADVDASGLWPGKVVTEVSPAGPFWEAEPEHQDYLEKYPDGYTCHFIRPNWSLPHRTEQGETAARGVSAA; this is encoded by the coding sequence ATGACAGTTTCGACGGAGCGCGCGGTTCTTGCCGGCGGCTGTTTCTGGGGCGTTCAGGATCTGATCCGCCGGTATCCGGGCGTGATTTCAACCAGGGTGGGCTACACCGGCGGCGAGGTGCCGAACGCGACCTATCGCAACCACGGCAGCCACGCCGAAGCCATCGAGATCATCTTCGACCCGCAGACCATCAGCTATCGAAAGCTCCTGGAATTCTTCTTCCAGATCCACGATCCCTCGACGTTGAACCGCCAGGGCAATGACCGCGGAGCGAGCTACCGGTCGGCGATCTTCTACACCACCGAGGAGCAGAAGCGGATCGCACTGGACACCATCGCCGACGTCGATGCTTCCGGCCTTTGGCCGGGCAAGGTCGTCACCGAGGTTTCACCCGCCGGACCGTTCTGGGAGGCCGAGCCCGAGCATCAGGATTACCTGGAGAAATATCCGGACGGCTACACCTGTCACTTCATTCGGCCGAACTGGAGCCTGCCGCATCGGACGGAGCAAGGCGAAACAGCCGCCCGTGGTGTTTCGGCGGCGTGA
- a CDS encoding YkgB family protein encodes MKISFNVAENGAGSYRPLAILRWVMVVVFLSFGIQKFTPQSAEGIVQFISNSPFISWLSVFGIRGEAYVLGAAELGIAVLLAAGAFSPILSAAGALMGIVTFAVTWSFFFTTPGVVKWSLSTDPIAWNLTGEFLFKDVVLLCVCAVLFLASLPQSVVRSRSD; translated from the coding sequence ATGAAAATATCTTTCAACGTTGCTGAAAACGGGGCCGGATCCTATCGTCCTCTGGCCATTCTCCGCTGGGTGATGGTCGTGGTCTTCCTGTCGTTCGGCATCCAGAAATTCACCCCACAATCGGCCGAGGGTATTGTCCAGTTCATCAGCAACAGTCCGTTCATTTCGTGGCTGTCCGTGTTCGGCATCAGGGGAGAAGCCTATGTCCTCGGCGCCGCCGAGCTTGGCATCGCCGTGCTTCTGGCGGCGGGCGCCTTCAGCCCGATCCTGTCGGCGGCGGGTGCGCTGATGGGGATCGTCACCTTTGCGGTCACATGGTCGTTCTTCTTCACGACGCCGGGCGTGGTCAAATGGAGCTTGTCGACCGATCCGATCGCCTGGAATTTGACCGGCGAGTTCCTGTTCAAGGACGTCGTCCTGCTGTGCGTATGTGCCGTGTTGTTCCTCGCGTCTCTGCCGCAATCCGTCGTCCGGTCGCGTTCCGACTAG
- a CDS encoding DHA2 family efflux MFS transporter permease subunit, translating to MTSALHLSCDAATARAAGGTSSPVFPQLVIATTILASSLALIDSSVVNVGLPAIGRSFDADAAGLQWVVNAYLLPLSALLLLGGAAGDRFGRRRLLIAGVLLFAIASLACAVAPTILSLLLARFVQGGAAAVLMPNSLAILGQSFSGEAKGRAIGIWAATGAAAGAVGPVLGGWLIDVASWRFAFLINLPLSAAAIVLAYLYVDKDVDDTTSVLDWSGGALVTVGLGLATWALTEGSGRAWSLSAFVALGAGLIFSGLFLLVERRHGDKAMMPLALFGSRSFVGLTLLTFLLYGALGGLFVLVPYVLIQAGGYTATQAGAALLPLPLVIAVASPGAGALAARVGPRWPLIAGPVIVAAGFLLLVRIGSNPSYWLGVFPAMAVIALGMAGAVAPLTTAVLMSVDSRHTGAASGLNSAVARTGGLVVTAIIGPVIASSGPALLSAFDIAAAAGALICVAAAASAALFDGPGG from the coding sequence ATGACCAGCGCTCTTCACCTTTCCTGCGATGCCGCCACCGCGCGCGCTGCCGGCGGGACATCTTCACCGGTGTTCCCCCAACTCGTTATTGCGACGACGATCCTGGCATCGAGTCTGGCCTTGATCGATAGTTCGGTCGTGAATGTCGGGCTGCCGGCGATCGGTCGGAGCTTTGACGCGGACGCCGCCGGCCTGCAGTGGGTCGTCAACGCCTATTTGCTTCCCCTGAGCGCGCTGCTCCTGCTGGGAGGCGCGGCGGGAGACCGGTTCGGCCGCCGTCGTCTCCTGATCGCGGGGGTTCTGCTGTTCGCCATCGCTTCGCTTGCCTGCGCGGTGGCGCCGACCATTCTCTCGTTGCTGCTCGCTCGCTTCGTTCAGGGCGGGGCTGCCGCCGTGCTGATGCCAAACAGCCTGGCGATCCTCGGTCAGAGTTTTTCCGGGGAGGCCAAAGGCCGCGCGATCGGCATCTGGGCGGCGACCGGAGCCGCCGCGGGCGCTGTTGGACCTGTCCTCGGGGGATGGCTGATAGATGTCGCCAGTTGGCGCTTCGCGTTCCTCATCAACCTTCCGCTGTCCGCAGCCGCGATCGTGTTGGCGTACCTTTACGTCGACAAGGACGTCGATGACACCACGAGCGTTCTCGACTGGTCGGGTGGAGCGCTTGTCACGGTTGGTTTGGGCCTTGCGACCTGGGCCTTGACCGAAGGATCCGGTCGGGCCTGGTCGCTTTCAGCCTTCGTCGCGCTTGGAGCGGGCTTGATCTTCTCTGGCCTGTTCCTGCTCGTGGAGCGGCGACACGGCGACAAAGCCATGATGCCGCTCGCGCTGTTCGGGTCCCGGAGCTTTGTCGGGCTCACGCTTTTGACGTTCCTGCTGTACGGCGCCCTGGGCGGATTGTTCGTCCTGGTGCCCTACGTGCTGATCCAGGCGGGCGGATACACTGCGACGCAGGCCGGCGCCGCGCTCCTGCCGCTGCCGCTCGTCATCGCGGTGGCATCGCCCGGCGCCGGCGCGCTGGCGGCAAGGGTCGGTCCGCGTTGGCCGTTGATCGCTGGACCGGTCATCGTCGCGGCCGGCTTTCTCCTCCTTGTGCGGATCGGATCCAACCCGAGCTACTGGCTCGGCGTCTTTCCTGCGATGGCCGTCATTGCGCTGGGAATGGCTGGCGCGGTTGCTCCGCTCACGACGGCGGTGCTGATGTCCGTCGATAGCCGTCACACCGGTGCCGCATCCGGGCTCAACAGCGCAGTGGCGCGTACCGGTGGCTTGGTTGTTACGGCTATCATCGGCCCGGTGATAGCCTCGTCCGGACCTGCTTTGCTTTCCGCCTTTGATATCGCTGCGGCGGCCGGCGCGTTGATTTGCGTTGCGGCGGCTGCAAGTGCGGCTCTGTTTGATGGTCCCGGTGGGTAA
- the ipdC gene encoding indolepyruvate/phenylpyruvate decarboxylase, whose translation MPTLANALLEGLRDHGAREIFGIPGDFVLPFFKTIEESNILPYFTLSHEPAVGFAADAAARYHGGVGVAVVTYGAGAFNLVNSIAGAYAERSPVVVIAGAPGARERAGGYLLHHQVRTVDTQLAVFREFTCDQAVLTDAATAPAEIARVLRNALEMSLPVYIEFPRDMVDARVEPVPLLPRRAADPEALAECAEEVLARIANAASPVLMVDVEIRRYGIEEQVAALARKLGLPVVTTFMGRGLLEAAGDVFAGTYLGAAGDPAVTRLVEDADLLLLFGVILSDTNFALSNRVTDPRRTIFAAGREVQIGHHIYRDLPLADLIAGLDARAKHRAPRQSRAGAGIVYPRGLPADDQPIAPSDIACAINDLFDRHGKMPMTADIGDCLFTAMEIDNTALAAPGYYAGMGFGVPAGFGVAATGLRPLVLVGDGAFQMTGWELGNCRRYGLDPIVVLFNNCSWEMLRVFQPESRFNDLDDWHFADIAHSLGGIGERVTTRRQLAAALDRAVAQRGQFSLIEVMLPRGATSDTLARFVTGFKAARERMAKS comes from the coding sequence ATGCCCACGCTCGCGAATGCTTTGCTTGAAGGCCTTAGGGATCACGGTGCCCGGGAGATTTTCGGCATCCCCGGCGATTTCGTGCTGCCGTTCTTCAAGACCATCGAGGAAAGCAACATCCTTCCTTATTTCACGTTGAGCCACGAACCCGCGGTGGGCTTTGCGGCCGACGCGGCGGCGCGCTACCACGGTGGCGTCGGCGTCGCGGTGGTCACCTACGGAGCCGGCGCCTTCAATCTGGTGAACTCGATCGCCGGCGCCTATGCGGAACGCTCGCCGGTCGTGGTGATTGCAGGTGCTCCCGGCGCCCGCGAGCGCGCCGGCGGATACCTGCTGCATCACCAGGTGCGCACGGTCGATACCCAGCTGGCCGTGTTCAGGGAATTCACCTGCGATCAGGCCGTGCTGACGGATGCGGCGACCGCACCGGCCGAAATCGCCCGTGTCCTGCGCAACGCGCTGGAAATGTCGCTACCTGTCTATATCGAGTTTCCGCGCGACATGGTGGACGCGCGGGTCGAGCCGGTACCGCTTCTGCCGCGACGCGCGGCCGATCCGGAAGCGCTTGCCGAATGCGCGGAGGAAGTCCTGGCGCGGATCGCCAACGCCGCCTCGCCGGTGCTGATGGTCGATGTGGAAATTCGCCGCTACGGGATCGAGGAGCAGGTCGCGGCACTGGCGCGCAAGCTTGGCTTGCCGGTGGTCACGACGTTCATGGGACGGGGACTGTTGGAAGCGGCGGGCGACGTCTTTGCCGGAACCTACCTTGGCGCGGCCGGCGATCCGGCGGTGACCCGGCTGGTCGAGGATGCCGACCTCCTGCTTTTGTTCGGGGTCATCCTGTCCGACACCAATTTTGCACTGTCGAACCGCGTGACTGACCCACGTCGCACCATTTTTGCCGCCGGCCGCGAGGTACAGATCGGCCATCACATCTACCGCGATTTGCCGCTGGCTGATCTGATCGCCGGCCTCGATGCCCGCGCCAAGCACCGGGCGCCGCGGCAAAGCAGGGCGGGGGCGGGGATTGTCTACCCGCGCGGGCTCCCCGCCGATGATCAGCCGATCGCACCGTCGGATATCGCTTGCGCCATCAACGATTTGTTCGACCGCCACGGCAAGATGCCGATGACCGCCGATATCGGCGATTGCCTGTTCACGGCCATGGAAATCGACAACACCGCGCTCGCAGCACCCGGCTATTATGCCGGAATGGGTTTTGGGGTGCCGGCCGGCTTCGGCGTTGCCGCGACCGGCCTTCGCCCGCTGGTGCTGGTGGGCGACGGCGCGTTCCAGATGACGGGGTGGGAGCTGGGCAATTGCCGCCGCTACGGGCTTGATCCGATCGTCGTGCTTTTCAACAATTGCAGCTGGGAAATGCTGCGCGTGTTCCAGCCCGAATCGCGCTTCAACGATCTCGACGACTGGCATTTCGCCGACATCGCCCATTCGCTCGGCGGCATTGGCGAGCGGGTGACGACGCGGCGGCAGCTCGCCGCCGCTCTCGATCGCGCCGTCGCCCAGCGCGGGCAATTTTCGCTGATCGAAGTCATGCTGCCGCGCGGGGCGACCTCCGACACCCTGGCGCGCTTCGTCACCGGCTTCAAGGCGGCCCGCGAACGCATGGCGAAGTCGTGA
- a CDS encoding efflux RND transporter permease subunit, with amino-acid sequence MSLVSFALRRPISLLTMVIAVALVGLLAVDRMSRDIFPDLGVPVLYVAQPYGGMDPAQMEGFIVNYYEYHFLYITGIEHVESKSIQGVGLIKLQFHPGTNMAQATAETVAYVDRARAFMPAGTVPPFVMRFDGGSVPVGDLVFSSKTKTVAELQDAALFKVRPLFATLPGVSAPPPFGSSQRTILVRLDPEKLRSYNMSPDEVVQALGAGNTVSPSGNVRIGDLMPMVPVNSVVGDFKGLNNIPIRSHGTQTIFIRDVGSVEDGADIQTGYALVNGRRTVYIPVTKRADASTLAVVQAVKANLPHFQAVLPDDVEVSYQFDQSPYVTRAIQGLFVEGVLGAVLTGLMVLLFLRDWRSSLVVVLNIPLAILASVTALWVSGQTINIMTLGGLALAVGILVDEATVTIENIHTRLADGRSLARAASEATAETTMPRFVAMLCILAVFIPAFFMTGAAQNLFVPLALAVGFSMVGSYLLSSTFVPVLSVWMLRNASTHHEPQETSFDRLRARYDRFARAVMKRRRIVVLSYLVIAGAIIFLVGSSLGTEIFPIVDTGQLQLHLKAPAGTRIERTEQIALQTLDVIKREVGPDNVDISLGFVGTQPPNYPINTIYLWSSGSEEAVLQVQLKPGTGIGIEDLKERLRQKLPRELPGVRFSFEPSDIVSRVMSFGAPTPIEVAVSGPNLADSRQYADKLRAKLAQVPTLRDLGFEQELDYPIVKVNVDRERAGVLGVTADDVAKSVVAGTSSSRYTSANYWPDPKSGIGYQVQVEIPEHRMNSLEEVKNLPIARRTGGQIDLRNVAGVTDGAALGEYDRYNMQRMLTLSANIYGEDVGRAAARVQQAINDTGKPPDRVNVTVRGQVQPMVEMFGGLRLGLLMAVGVILLLLTANFQSFRLSLAVGSTIPAVIAGVVLMLWLTRTTLNIQSFMGAIMAIGVAVANAILLVTFAERSRIEGREPWEAAIKGARSRLRPILMTSFAMLAGMMPMALGLGEGGEQSAPLGRAVIGGLLGATCATLIILPAILATLQSRHAPVSASLDPDDPHSRYFEPEPRLGSVADRGDGHAVLHARAAE; translated from the coding sequence ATGAGCCTGGTGTCGTTTGCATTGCGACGACCGATCTCGCTTTTGACGATGGTCATAGCCGTTGCATTGGTGGGACTTCTGGCGGTCGACCGCATGTCTCGGGACATTTTCCCGGATCTCGGGGTGCCCGTCCTGTATGTGGCCCAGCCGTACGGCGGCATGGACCCGGCGCAGATGGAAGGGTTCATCGTCAACTATTACGAGTACCACTTCCTTTACATCACCGGCATCGAGCATGTCGAAAGCAAATCGATCCAGGGCGTGGGGCTGATCAAGCTCCAATTCCATCCTGGCACCAACATGGCGCAGGCCACGGCGGAGACGGTCGCCTACGTCGACCGCGCCCGCGCCTTCATGCCGGCGGGAACCGTGCCGCCTTTCGTGATGCGGTTCGACGGGGGCAGCGTTCCTGTCGGCGACCTCGTCTTCTCCAGCAAGACGAAGACAGTCGCCGAGCTTCAGGATGCGGCGCTCTTCAAGGTGCGCCCGTTGTTCGCGACCTTGCCAGGCGTGTCGGCACCGCCGCCCTTCGGCTCAAGCCAACGCACCATCCTCGTTCGCCTGGATCCCGAAAAGCTGCGTTCTTACAACATGTCGCCGGATGAGGTGGTACAGGCGTTGGGTGCCGGCAATACGGTCAGCCCGTCGGGTAACGTCCGCATCGGCGACCTCATGCCAATGGTTCCGGTCAACTCCGTTGTCGGAGATTTCAAGGGCCTGAACAACATTCCCATCCGCTCGCACGGAACGCAGACGATCTTCATACGCGACGTCGGATCAGTCGAAGACGGCGCCGACATCCAGACCGGCTACGCGCTGGTGAATGGACGCCGCACGGTCTACATCCCCGTAACCAAACGAGCGGACGCCTCGACACTCGCAGTCGTCCAAGCCGTCAAAGCCAACTTGCCTCACTTCCAAGCCGTACTGCCTGATGACGTTGAGGTCAGTTACCAGTTCGACCAATCCCCCTACGTAACGCGCGCCATCCAGGGCCTGTTCGTCGAAGGCGTTCTCGGCGCGGTGCTCACTGGCCTCATGGTGCTGCTGTTTCTGCGGGATTGGCGCAGTTCGCTCGTCGTGGTCTTGAACATTCCGCTCGCGATCCTCGCATCGGTGACGGCGCTCTGGGTATCGGGGCAGACGATCAACATCATGACTTTGGGCGGGCTGGCGTTGGCTGTCGGCATCCTGGTCGACGAGGCGACAGTCACCATCGAGAACATCCACACCCGTCTCGCTGATGGTCGTAGCCTTGCCCGGGCCGCGAGCGAGGCCACGGCCGAGACGACGATGCCCCGGTTCGTGGCCATGCTCTGCATTCTGGCGGTGTTCATTCCCGCTTTCTTCATGACCGGCGCCGCGCAAAACCTGTTCGTCCCGCTGGCCCTGGCGGTCGGATTCTCGATGGTGGGGTCGTATCTGCTTTCCAGTACCTTTGTGCCGGTGCTGTCGGTCTGGATGCTGCGCAATGCGAGCACACACCACGAGCCGCAAGAGACGTCGTTCGATCGGCTGCGGGCAAGGTACGATCGGTTCGCGCGCGCCGTCATGAAACGACGGCGCATCGTCGTGCTTTCCTATCTCGTCATCGCCGGCGCAATCATTTTCCTGGTCGGAAGCTCTCTCGGCACCGAGATTTTTCCGATCGTGGATACCGGCCAGCTCCAATTGCATCTTAAGGCTCCCGCGGGAACGCGCATCGAGCGCACCGAGCAGATCGCGCTGCAGACACTCGACGTGATCAAGCGCGAGGTCGGACCGGATAACGTGGACATCAGCCTCGGTTTTGTCGGCACGCAGCCGCCCAATTATCCGATCAATACGATTTATCTCTGGAGTTCAGGCTCCGAGGAAGCGGTGCTGCAGGTGCAGCTCAAGCCCGGCACCGGGATCGGCATCGAGGATTTGAAGGAGCGGCTGCGTCAGAAATTGCCCCGGGAATTGCCGGGTGTGCGCTTCTCATTCGAGCCGAGCGACATCGTCAGCCGGGTGATGAGCTTCGGCGCGCCGACACCGATCGAAGTAGCGGTGAGCGGGCCGAACCTCGCCGATAGCCGCCAATACGCCGACAAGCTGCGAGCGAAATTGGCCCAGGTGCCGACGCTGCGAGACCTGGGATTCGAGCAGGAACTCGATTACCCGATCGTAAAGGTCAATGTAGACCGCGAGCGAGCGGGCGTTCTGGGGGTGACGGCGGATGATGTGGCAAAATCGGTCGTCGCGGGCACGTCATCCAGTCGCTACACCTCCGCGAATTATTGGCCCGATCCCAAGAGCGGCATTGGTTATCAGGTGCAGGTGGAGATCCCCGAGCACCGGATGAATTCCCTGGAGGAGGTGAAGAACCTCCCCATCGCTCGCCGGACCGGCGGACAGATCGACCTCCGCAACGTGGCCGGCGTCACCGACGGCGCGGCGCTCGGCGAATATGACCGCTACAACATGCAGCGCATGCTGACACTCAGCGCCAACATCTACGGCGAGGATGTGGGACGCGCGGCAGCCCGCGTGCAGCAGGCGATCAACGATACGGGAAAGCCGCCCGATCGAGTAAACGTGACCGTGCGCGGGCAAGTCCAGCCGATGGTGGAGATGTTCGGAGGCCTGCGTCTGGGACTCTTGATGGCGGTGGGTGTCATCCTCCTGCTGCTGACCGCCAACTTCCAATCGTTCCGGCTTTCCCTGGCGGTGGGGTCGACGATTCCCGCCGTCATCGCCGGGGTCGTGCTTATGCTGTGGCTCACCCGGACCACGCTCAACATTCAATCCTTCATGGGCGCGATCATGGCGATCGGCGTGGCCGTGGCAAACGCCATCCTGCTTGTGACTTTCGCGGAGCGCAGCCGGATCGAGGGCCGCGAACCATGGGAGGCTGCAATCAAAGGCGCACGAAGCCGTCTGCGTCCGATCCTGATGACAAGTTTCGCGATGCTGGCTGGGATGATGCCAATGGCGCTGGGCCTGGGCGAAGGCGGAGAGCAAAGTGCTCCGCTTGGGCGGGCGGTGATCGGCGGTCTTCTCGGCGCAACGTGCGCCACGCTCATCATCCTGCCGGCGATCTTGGCCACGCTGCAGTCGCGGCATGCCCCGGTTTCCGCGTCGCTCGATCCAGACGATCCTCATAGCCGCTATTTCGAGCCGGAGCCGCGGCTCGGGTCGGTGGCGGATCGCGGCGACGGACACGCCGTACTCCATGCTCGGGCGGCGGAATGA
- a CDS encoding efflux RND transporter periplasmic adaptor subunit: MKFTNRTGIKVLVVVVSVAAAGIVADWRLAASPSLVSPWKPDNLPRIEVVRPRRVTVAQRLQTNATLEAFEDTDLFAKVSGYLSDVRVDIGDHVKAGQVLAVIDVPEMKQELAEAKAQLASKQSSLESARRQLDHNKADLTLQSALAKDRDQLGEGRGFISDRTLDQVHANAEIAKADLGVAEANRDLAANQVDVAAATVEKIKTLLAYTQIVAPFDGVVARRQVNRGDLVQAATATRTTPSAGSLFTVQRIDIIRVFCDVPENDVPHLHVGDPAIVKPSGFDGKPFIGKVTRFSLRLDPETRNMRTEIDLPNPDERLYPGTYAEVSLEMNRRPDALTLPSAAVGSDGDGSFVYTIIDNRITRLAVMTGLTDSGRIEVTAGLSEQTVVVASTKGVPPPRTAVHPQMVRQDS, encoded by the coding sequence ATGAAGTTCACGAATAGAACGGGTATCAAGGTCTTGGTCGTCGTGGTAAGCGTCGCCGCGGCAGGCATTGTTGCCGATTGGCGTCTGGCGGCATCGCCGTCGCTCGTGAGTCCGTGGAAGCCGGATAACCTGCCACGGATCGAAGTTGTGCGTCCGCGCCGTGTCACGGTGGCCCAGCGTCTCCAGACCAACGCCACGCTCGAAGCTTTTGAGGACACAGATCTCTTCGCCAAGGTCTCCGGATACCTGTCCGATGTTCGCGTCGATATCGGCGATCACGTCAAGGCAGGTCAAGTGCTCGCGGTGATCGATGTTCCCGAAATGAAGCAGGAGCTTGCCGAAGCCAAGGCCCAACTCGCATCCAAGCAAAGTTCACTGGAGAGCGCCCGCCGCCAGCTGGACCACAACAAGGCGGACCTGACGCTTCAGAGCGCCTTGGCGAAAGACCGGGACCAGTTGGGCGAGGGACGGGGCTTTATCAGCGATCGGACGCTCGATCAGGTGCACGCCAATGCGGAGATCGCCAAGGCGGATCTCGGTGTTGCGGAGGCGAACCGCGACCTCGCTGCCAACCAGGTTGACGTCGCCGCTGCGACCGTAGAGAAGATCAAGACGCTGCTCGCCTATACGCAGATCGTGGCGCCTTTCGATGGCGTGGTGGCGCGGCGCCAGGTGAACCGGGGCGATCTGGTCCAGGCAGCGACGGCCACGCGGACGACGCCGTCCGCGGGATCGCTGTTCACGGTGCAGCGGATCGACATCATCCGGGTGTTTTGCGACGTTCCGGAGAACGACGTACCTCACCTTCACGTCGGCGACCCGGCCATCGTCAAGCCGTCTGGCTTCGACGGTAAGCCGTTCATCGGCAAGGTAACCCGCTTCTCCCTACGTCTCGATCCCGAGACCCGCAACATGCGCACCGAGATCGACCTGCCCAACCCCGATGAACGGCTTTATCCCGGTACGTATGCGGAGGTCTCACTGGAAATGAACCGGCGCCCCGATGCGCTTACCCTACCCAGCGCGGCGGTAGGCTCGGATGGCGACGGCAGCTTCGTGTACACCATCATCGATAATCGCATCACGCGCCTTGCCGTCATGACTGGTCTCACCGATAGTGGTCGTATCGAGGTGACCGCGGGCCTATCGGAACAGACAGTGGTGGTAGCGAGCACCAAGGGAGTGCCGCCACCGAGAACTGCGGTTCACCCACAGATGGTCCGCCAGGACTCGTAG
- a CDS encoding response regulator transcription factor, whose protein sequence is MRVLLIEDDKMIGAAVQQALRDAAYAVDWVMDGETAIQAVENEDYDVALLDLGLPAADGREVLRRFRSRGRRLPVIIVTARDGVDDRIDGLDLGADDYLVKPFEIRELLARMRAVLRREGSGSPPILTNGVLHLDPTTRQASFAGETSLLTAREFALLQGLLARPGAIMSRSELERQIYGWNEEVESNAIEFLIHTIRKKLGAAAIRNVRGVGWMVDGPL, encoded by the coding sequence ATGCGGGTTCTGCTCATCGAAGATGACAAGATGATCGGCGCCGCTGTGCAACAGGCGCTCAGGGACGCGGCTTACGCCGTCGACTGGGTGATGGATGGCGAGACCGCGATCCAGGCCGTGGAGAACGAGGACTATGACGTGGCGTTGCTCGATCTCGGGCTGCCGGCGGCTGACGGCCGCGAGGTGCTGCGCCGTTTTCGTAGCCGCGGCCGCAGGCTCCCGGTGATCATCGTGACCGCGCGGGATGGCGTTGACGACCGCATCGACGGCCTCGATCTTGGTGCGGACGACTATCTGGTAAAGCCGTTCGAGATTCGCGAATTGCTGGCGCGCATGCGCGCGGTACTTCGCCGCGAAGGCAGCGGCTCACCGCCGATTCTCACCAACGGCGTGCTCCATCTCGACCCCACCACGCGCCAGGCCAGCTTCGCGGGCGAGACGTCGCTGCTGACCGCCCGCGAGTTCGCCCTATTGCAGGGGCTGTTGGCGCGGCCGGGCGCGATCATGTCCCGCAGCGAGCTGGAACGGCAGATCTACGGGTGGAACGAGGAAGTCGAGAGCAACGCGATCGAGTTTCTGATCCATACGATCCGGAAGAAACTTGGAGCCGCGGCCATCCGCAACGTACGTGGCGTCGGGTGGATGGTGGATGGTCCGCTGTGA
- a CDS encoding sensor histidine kinase: MTRSLRARLFVGLTAVILLAGCLGGVLTYLWAFDEAIEMQDSTLIQIGSLLQNGDVKSDASLHGIDADAEVDVIELGTVPHGPAEERQLWSLQDGLRAATFRGQPVRILLRSRPDGSRFAITQPTDVRDDIAGNMAFRTLLPIAALIPCLLLVTALVVAGSLGPMVHLAGDLDLRRADDMTPLPLAGMPNELHPFIVSINGLLERMKLMMDQQRRFVADAAHELRTPITALGLQAENLDTVELPDPARERLAALRQGMRRTNHLLEQLLALARHETAPSGEAALVELDRLVKDSVADLLPEAARKEIDVGFEMIEPIAIRGEPVMVSTMIRNLLDNAVRYTPCGGRVDIGVYRDAGAAVVQVEDTGPGIPPGEMDRIFEPFFRGSRPMEHGTGLGLSIVKRIVDRLGGSIVLENFSGPSGNGLRATVRLPFE, encoded by the coding sequence GTGACAAGATCCCTGCGCGCGCGCCTTTTTGTCGGGTTAACTGCGGTCATCCTGCTGGCGGGCTGTCTGGGTGGCGTGCTGACCTACCTTTGGGCGTTCGACGAAGCGATCGAGATGCAGGACTCGACGCTGATACAGATCGGCAGCCTGTTGCAGAACGGCGACGTCAAGAGCGATGCGTCGCTTCATGGCATCGACGCGGACGCCGAGGTCGATGTCATCGAATTGGGCACGGTGCCGCATGGCCCTGCGGAGGAGCGTCAACTCTGGAGCCTGCAGGATGGCCTGCGCGCCGCGACGTTCAGGGGGCAACCGGTGCGGATATTGTTGCGGAGCCGCCCCGATGGAAGCCGCTTTGCCATCACCCAGCCGACCGACGTCAGGGATGATATCGCCGGCAACATGGCGTTTCGAACGCTGCTCCCGATCGCCGCCCTCATACCGTGCCTGCTGCTGGTTACGGCCCTGGTCGTCGCGGGCTCGCTGGGCCCGATGGTCCATCTGGCCGGCGATCTCGACTTGAGGCGTGCCGACGACATGACGCCGCTTCCGTTGGCCGGCATGCCGAACGAGCTCCATCCATTCATCGTATCGATCAACGGCCTATTGGAACGAATGAAGCTGATGATGGATCAGCAGCGGCGCTTTGTCGCCGATGCCGCGCATGAACTGCGAACGCCCATCACCGCGCTTGGCCTGCAAGCGGAAAACCTCGATACGGTGGAGCTTCCCGACCCAGCGCGCGAGCGTCTGGCCGCGCTCAGGCAGGGCATGCGACGTACCAACCACCTGCTGGAACAGTTGCTTGCACTGGCCCGCCACGAGACCGCGCCGTCCGGTGAAGCGGCCCTGGTGGAACTGGATCGCCTTGTGAAGGATTCGGTCGCCGATTTGCTGCCGGAAGCCGCGCGCAAGGAGATCGACGTTGGCTTCGAGATGATCGAGCCGATCGCGATCAGGGGCGAGCCGGTCATGGTTTCGACCATGATCCGCAACCTGCTCGACAATGCCGTGCGCTATACGCCGTGCGGCGGCCGCGTCGACATCGGGGTCTATCGGGACGCCGGTGCAGCGGTCGTGCAGGTCGAAGACACCGGACCAGGTATTCCGCCTGGCGAGATGGATCGAATATTCGAGCCGTTCTTCCGCGGCAGCCGGCCGATGGAGCATGGAACCGGACTCGGCCTGTCGATCGTCAAGCGCATCGTCGATCGACTAGGCGGCTCGATCGTGCTGGAGAATTTTTCCGGTCCGTCCGGAAACGGCCTTCGCGCCACCGTCCGCTTGCCGTTCGAATGA